One segment of Solanum lycopersicum chromosome 1, SLM_r2.1 DNA contains the following:
- the LOC543740 gene encoding extensin-like protein precursor, translating to MKMFIMLMMATVLFCSLHQVVMAREVVVNVNNNINDLIPCWPIEWPWCSSPPPPPTPSPPPSPTSCLASDQEKIKTCMFNTTSIDECCPIFKSTLGTSCPCYNYAEDLDNQVLITLDTYCDIDSPCKSVQVIKLSKE from the exons atgaaaatgttTATAATGTTAATGATGGCTACAGTTTTATTTTGTAGTCTCCATCAAGTGGTCATGGCAAGAGAAGTCGTTGTGAACGTCAACAATAACATAAATGACTTAATTCCATGTTGGCCAATCGAATGGCCGTGGTGCTCGTCACCGCCCCCACCACCAACACCATCCCCTCCACCCTCACCAACAAGTTGCTTGGCTAGTGaccaagaaaagataaaaacatgCATGTTTAACACAACTTCAATTGATGAATGTTGTCCCATATTTAAGAGTACACTTGGGACTAGTTGCCCTTGCTATAATTATGCTGAGGATTTGGATAATCAAGTCTTGATAACTCTTGATACTTATTGTGATATCGATAGCCCTTGTAAGAGCGTACAA GTGATTAAGTTATCCAAGGAGTAA
- the LOC101055528 gene encoding Hop-interacting protein THI101 precursor has translation MATMKMFMMLVVAAIMFCSHHQVIVAREVVVDVVEDGNKLNLWPWEIPCYLPWPFPFPRPYPCPPPRPRPRPRPCPPPPPPRSPPPPPRSPPPPPPSPSPPPPAPATTCSPGDKARVKTCMFNTTSIDECCPTFQSILGTSCPCYKYAEDLDNQVLITLEAYCDVSTPCRSPPPKPSCPASDQEKVKTCMFNTTSIDECCPTFNSILGTSCPCYKYAEDLDNQVLITLESYCDVNNPCNGAQVIKLSKDDE, from the exons ATGGCAACTATGAAGATGTTTATGATGTTAGTGGTGGCTGCAATCATGTTTTGCAGCCACCACCAAGTGATCGTGGCTAGAGAAGTCGTTGTGGACGTGGTCGAGGATGGGAATAAGTTAAATTTATGGCCATGGGAAATTCCGTGTTACTTACCATGGCCATTTCCCTTTCCGCGACCATATCCATGCCCTCCTCCAAGACCACGACCACGACCACGACCATGCCCACCACCTCCACCACCACGATCACCACCACCTCCACCACGATCACCACCACCTCCACCACCAAGCCCTAGCCCTCCCCCTCCCGCCCCGGCTACAACGTGTTCGCCCGGTGACAAAGCAAGGGTGAAGACTTGCATGTTCAACACAACTTCAATTGATGAGTGTTGTCCAACATTCCAAAGCATACTTGGAACTAGTTGCCCTTGTTACAAGTATGCTGAGGATTTGGACAATCAAGTCTTGATCACTCTTGAAGCTTATTGTGATGTTAGCACCCCTTGTAGG AGTCCGCCCCCGAAACCGAGTTGCCCTGCTAGTGATCAAGAAAAAGTGAAGACTTGCATGTTCAACACAACTTCAATTGATGAATGTTGCCCTACATTTAATAGCATACTTGGCACTAGTTGCCCTTGTTATAAGTATGCTGAGGATTTAGATAATCAAGTCCTAATCACACTTGAATCTTATTGTGATGTTAATAATCCTTGCAATGGGGCACAA GTGATTAAGCTATCCAAGGATGATGAATGA
- the LOC104646371 gene encoding uncharacterized protein has translation MTITKMLMMLVVIATLFCNHHQVIVAKKVALVDEGSESLSSFPFDFLCQYLSWSYPWPQSCHPFRPRPRPRPRPQPRPQPRPQPFSPPPPPRRSPSPPPPRSPPPPPPRLPPPPAPTMTCSASDQQQVKTCMYETTSIDACPIFKKILGTSCPCYKYANDLDNQILITLEAYCDVSTPCKGVQVIKLFNDEQR, from the exons atgaCAATTACGAAGATGCTCATGATGTTAGTGGTGATTGCAACTTTATTTTGCAACCACCACCAAGTGATCGTGGCGAAAAAAGTCGCCCTGGTTGATGAGGGAAGTGAGTCACTAAGCTCATTCCCATTTGATTTTCTATGTCAATATTTGTCGTGGTCGTATCCATGGCCACAATCATGCCATCCTTTCAGACCAAGGCCACGGCCACGACCACGACCGCAACCGCGACCACAACCACGACCACAACCATTCTCACCACCACCTCCACCACGGAGATCACCATCACCTCCACCACCGAGATCGCCACCACCTCCACCACCAAGATTACCACCACCGCCCGCCCCGACAATGACTTGCTCGGCTAGTGACCAACAACAAGTGAAGACATGCATGTACGAGACAACTTCGATCGACGCGTGCCCTATATTCAAAAAGATACTTGGAACTAGTTGTCCTTGCTATAAATATGCTAATGATTTGGACAATCAAATCTTGATCACTCTTGAAGCTTATTGTGATGTTAGTACCCCATGTAAGGGTGTGCAA GTGATTAAGCTATTCAACGATGAGCAAAGATGA
- the LOC101259966 gene encoding delta(12)-fatty-acid desaturase FAD2 produces the protein MGAGGRMSAPNGGTEVKKNPLQKVPTSKPPFTVGDIKKAIPPHCFQRSLIRSFSYVVYDLILVSIMYYVANTYFHLIPSPYCYIAWPIYWICQGCVCTGIWVNAHECGHHAFSDYQLVDDTVGLILHSALLVPYFSWKYSHRRHHSNTGSLERDEVFVPKSKSQLGWYSKYLNNPLGRVITLTVTLTLGWPLYLAFNVSGRPYDRFACHYDPYGPIYNNRERLQIFLSDAGVLGACYLLYRVALVKGLAWLVCIYGVPLLVVNGFLVLITYLQHTHPSLPHYDSTEWDWLRGALATCDRDYGVLNKVFHNITDTHVVHHLFSAMPHYNAMEATKAVKPLLGDYYQFDGTPIFKAMWREAKECLYVEKDESSQGKGVFWYKNKL, from the coding sequence ATGGGAGCTGGTGGTCGTATGTCTGCTCCAAATGGCGGGACTGAAGTAAAGAAGAATCCTCTTCAAAAGGTACCAACCTCGAAGCCCCCTTTCACAGTTGGTGATATTAAGAAGGCTATCCCACCTCACTGCTTTCAAAGGTCTCTCATCCGCTCATTTTCATATGTTGTGTATGACCTCATACTCGTATCCATCATGTACTACGTTGCAAACACTTACTTCCACCTCATTCCATCACCATATTGCTACATTGCATGGCCTATTTACTGGATTTGCCAGGGTTGTGTTTGCACTGGAATTTGGGTTAATGCCCACGAATGTGGCCATCACGCCTTCAGTGATTACCAATTGGTTGATGACACCGTAGGACTTATCCTTCACTCTGCTCTATTGGTGCCGTACTTCTCTTGGAAATATAGTCATCGTCGCCACCACTCCAACACTGGCTCCCTCGAGCGTGATGAAGTCTTTGTGCCTAAGTCTAAATCCCAGCTCGGATGGTATTCCAAGTACTTGAACAATCCACTAGGCAGAGTTATCACACTCACAGTCACCCTCACTCTTGGTTGGCCGTTGTACTTGGCATTCAATGTATCTGGCAGACCTTATGACCGATTTGCATGTCACTATGACCCTTATGGCCCAATCTACAACAACCGCGAGAGGCTACAGATCTTCCTTTCTGATGCTGGAGTTCTCGGAGCTTGTTATCTGTTATACCGTGTTGCCTTAGTGAAAGGTCTAGCTTGGCTAGTGTGCATCTACGGTGTGCCCCTTCTAGTCGTGAACGGCTTCCTTGTCCTGATCACCTACTTGCAGCACACTCACCCATCACTGCCTCACTACGACTCAACCGAGTGGGATTGGCTTAGGGGAGCTTTGGCAACCTGTGACAGAGACTATGGTGTTCTAAACAAGGTCTTCCACAACATCACCGACACTCACGTGGTGCACCATCTGTTCTCAGCCATGCCACACTACAACGCGATGGAGGCAACCAAAGCAGTCAAGCCACTACTCGGAGACTACTACCAATTCGATGGTACCCCCATTTTCAAGGCAATGTGGAGGGAAGCTAAAGAGTGTCTCTACGTCGAGAAAGACGAATCATCTCAAGGCAAAGGTGTCTTCTGGTACAAAAACAAGCTCTGA
- the LOC101265762 gene encoding putative E3 ubiquitin-protein ligase LIN-2, with translation MAMSLEDLLAKEGFNKRISKTMPRASSDIRCHDLKSKHRMSSYNISSNVKRISISSFDEFLSAEGCQNNQIIEVEERNDSRYNRIYSNRTYRSESGEGRSSTSSAEENTEKCLGYQKHMERRETSNSRSTRSSVTSKSTDATTSLRKGEIEHTTAIPALDELAIQAVISILSGHIKRFLVDEDFRTSLRHNSFASLNFIGFEEGLNTESKIIATLEQAIETAERAAEDFASEKELKKASLQLSVITGLNSDGKFTSGIPNSKLAACAHLYLSVIYKIQNKDRIAAKHLLQVFCDSPFQARTSLLPDLWDRVFLPHLSHLKVWHDSEANFLRDLRNKSRKLKLLDKLYTENLDKGTYLFAVYYKDWLTEGAEIPLLPSIQIPSISVSRQGSFSNLSSSVGGFSPQPVVSKKLYDEVFRRSHILGGEPEESYEISVRKPATLTYSAEVIK, from the coding sequence ATGGCTATGTCACTGGAGGACCTCCTCGCGAAGGAAGGATTTAATAAGAGGATATCAAAAACGATGCCTAGAGCTTCATCTGATATTCGATGCCATGACTTGAAAAGTAAGCACAGAATGAGCTCTTACAATATATCATCGAACGTTAAGAGAATAAGCATTAGTTCTTTTGATGAGTTTTTATCTGCTGAGGGTTGTCAAAACAATCAGATAATTGAGGTTGAAGAGAGAAATGATTCGAGATACAACCGTATATACTCAAATCGAACTTACAGAAGTGAGAGTGGCGAAGGTAGGTCTTCTACCAGCAGTGCTGAGGAAAACACAGAAAAATGTCTTGGTTATCAGAAACATATGGAACGACGCGAGACCTCAAACAGCAGATCAACTAGAAGTTCAGTAACCAGCAAAAGTACCGATGCAACTACGAGCCTAAGGAAAGGTGAGATTGAGCACACCACAGCTATTCCTGCTCTTGATGAACTTGCTATTCAGGCTGTAATCTCTATCTTGAGCGGGCATATAAAACGTTTTCTCGTAGATGAGGATTTTAGGACATCACTTCGTCACAATAGCTTTGCGTCGTTAAATTTTATTGGATTTGAAGAAGGACTGAATACTGAAAGCAAGATCATAGCCACCCTAGAACAAGCTATAGAAACAGCAGAAAGAGCTGCAGAGGATTTTGCAAGTGAGAAAGAGCTTAAGAAAGCCTCATTGCAGCTTAGTGTAATCACAGGGTTGAATTCAGATGGTAAATTTACGTCTGGAATTCCCAATTCTAAATTGGCAGCTTGTGCACATTTGTATCTCAGTGTCATATATAAGATACAGAACAAGGATCGTATCGCTGCAAAACATCTCCTTCAAGTTTTCTGCGATTCGCCCTTTCAAGCAAGGACTAGTTTGTTGCCTGATTTGTGGGATCGCGTGTTTCTTCCTCACCTTTCACATTTGAAGGTGTGGCATGATTCAGAAGCTAATTTTCTTCGTGATCTACGTAACAAGTCGAGGAAACTGAAACTTCTTGACAAATTGTACACTGAAAATCTAGACAAAGGTACTTATCTGTTTGCAGTTTACTACAAGGATTGGCTAACCGAAGGGGCTGAGATTCCGTTACTTCCTTCTATTCAAATTCCTTCTATATCGGTTTCGCGCCAAGGTTCCTTTAGCAACTTAAGTAGTAGTGTTGGCGGTTTTTCACCTCAGCCTGTTGTCAGCAAAAAGTTGTATGATGAAGTATTCCGTCGATCACATATACTAGGAGGGGAACCAGAAGAAAGTTATGAAATCAGTGTGAGGAAGCCTGCTACGTTGACGTACTCAGCTGAAGTGATTAAGTGA